In the genome of Candidatus Neomarinimicrobiota bacterium, one region contains:
- the panB gene encoding 3-methyl-2-oxobutanoate hydroxymethyltransferase gives MRYFRESKQAGEPIPMVTAYDYTSALLVQSAGIQAILVGDSLGMVVQGDSDTLAVTLDDTIYHTKWVVRGAPQAFIIADMPFMSYQPSVEDALRSAGRVLKETKAQAVKLEGGLEMVPQVEALVAAGIPVMGHIGMQPQSFNQYGGYGKQAKTAEEQAALTEKALALEQAGVFSMVLENIAHEAARQTTEALSIPTIGIGAGLDCDGQIQVFHDILGLIPEFKPRHTQRFGEIGASIIAALGAYADAVRQSQFVSK, from the coding sequence ATCCGCTATTTTCGGGAATCGAAACAGGCTGGAGAACCTATCCCCATGGTCACAGCCTACGACTATACCAGCGCCCTGCTCGTCCAGTCTGCCGGGATTCAGGCTATCCTTGTCGGTGACTCCCTGGGCATGGTTGTGCAGGGTGATTCCGATACGCTGGCCGTGACCCTCGACGATACTATTTACCATACCAAATGGGTGGTCCGGGGCGCTCCCCAAGCCTTTATCATCGCAGACATGCCTTTTATGTCGTACCAGCCATCGGTTGAAGATGCGCTCCGTTCGGCAGGCAGAGTGCTGAAGGAGACCAAGGCCCAGGCTGTCAAACTGGAGGGTGGCCTTGAAATGGTGCCCCAGGTTGAGGCCCTCGTAGCCGCCGGGATTCCCGTGATGGGACATATCGGCATGCAACCCCAATCCTTCAATCAGTATGGCGGCTACGGCAAGCAGGCCAAGACCGCGGAGGAGCAGGCCGCCCTCACTGAGAAGGCACTGGCGCTGGAGCAGGCGGGGGTCTTTTCCATGGTCCTGGAGAACATTGCCCACGAAGCTGCTAGACAGACAACTGAGGCGCTGAGCATTCCTACAATAGGCATCGGGGCCGGTCTTGATTGTGACGGACAGATCCAGGTATTCCATGATATTCTGGGGCTCATTCCCGAGTTTAAGCCGCGTCATACCCAGCGCTTCGGCGAGATTGGCGCCAGTATTATTGCGGCCCTGGGGGCCTATGCTGACGCGGTGCGGCAGAGCCAGTTCGTCTCTAAATGA
- a CDS encoding pantoate--beta-alanine ligase, protein MIILHTAGELRQWRQAQHGSVGFVPTMGNLHAGHLSLLRAARDQHPVAIASLFVNARQFDSADELNAYPVTVDADREQLEKLGFDALFLPTASEVYPADFGTVVTPGSAARKWEGAFRPGHLEGVCTIVAKLFNLVQPDEAYFGEKDFQQLKVVAAMVRDLNIPVVITACPTIREADGLALSSRNSRIDPRLRPRANAMIMQLKSSAEAIQKGAAVTETENAARTALEGAGFVVDYFALVDAASLEPLASAISGARLLAAASLGGVRLIDNYPV, encoded by the coding sequence ATGATCATCCTGCATACGGCCGGCGAGCTGCGGCAGTGGCGCCAAGCACAGCACGGCTCCGTCGGGTTTGTCCCCACCATGGGGAACCTCCATGCGGGACACCTGTCCCTGTTACGGGCGGCTCGAGATCAGCATCCCGTAGCGATTGCATCATTATTCGTTAATGCGCGTCAATTTGATTCGGCGGATGAGCTCAACGCCTACCCTGTGACTGTTGATGCTGACCGGGAACAGCTGGAAAAACTGGGCTTTGATGCTCTTTTCCTGCCCACTGCATCCGAAGTCTATCCTGCCGACTTCGGTACCGTTGTCACACCGGGCTCTGCCGCCCGGAAATGGGAAGGCGCTTTCCGCCCCGGCCATCTTGAGGGCGTCTGTACCATCGTGGCCAAGCTGTTCAACCTGGTTCAACCTGACGAAGCCTACTTTGGTGAAAAGGATTTTCAGCAACTTAAGGTCGTCGCCGCGATGGTCCGGGACTTGAATATTCCCGTGGTGATTACCGCCTGCCCCACCATCCGTGAAGCGGACGGCCTCGCTCTATCCAGCCGCAACAGCCGCATTGATCCGCGGTTGCGGCCCCGGGCCAACGCAATGATCATGCAGCTGAAAAGCAGCGCCGAGGCGATCCAAAAGGGAGCTGCGGTGACGGAAACTGAAAACGCTGCCAGGACAGCTCTCGAAGGGGCCGGATTCGTCGTCGACTATTTTGCGCTGGTTGACGCGGCTTCTCTGGAGCCGCTGGCGAGCGCTATCTCTGGCGCCAGGTTGCTGGCTGCTGCCTCCCTTGGCGGCGTGCGGCTCATCGACAATTATCCCGTATAA